ttattggggtttagtcccacatcgtgtagcgatggtgagggagcacaacatataaggtggaagaagcccccacctatcaggctagtcttttgggttgagaatGCCCaaaagccttatatgttgtcagcttcggtggacctgggacctgtgggagcgcaggctcgtaacgagctgggccggctgcaagccagctccaagatcgtgaactcggtggtcaccaccggttccaacaactTATGCATGCAGTGACTACGATTGATGGATTCTTATTTAGCTACTGCTCGTTCTGAATCGATGGAATGAATTATTGCAGCCAATGGTGGGTTCAAGGGCAGTCTCACCAGCATCACCTTCGGCGCTGGCGTGACCTCCACGCAGAAGATCTGGCACACCCTGCAGGCCTTCGGCGACATCGCCTTCGCCTACTCCTTCTCCAACATCCTCATCGAAATCCAAGTATCAAGCCTCGATCCTATGATGTGCTCTGTTTTCTTCATCCAGAGATATTGTTCTGTTTCTAACCAAGATCGCTTATTTCTTCCAGGACACGATCAAGGCACCACCGCCGTCGGAGTCGAAGGTGATGCAGAAAGCGACGCGTCTCAGCGTGGCGACGACAACCATATTCTACATGCTGTGCGGGTGCATGGGGTACGCGGCGTTCGGCGACGGCGCCCCGGATAACCTCCTCACCGGCTTCGGTTTCTACGAGCCCTTTTGGCTGCTCGACGTGGCCAACATCGCCATCGTCGTGCACCTCGTGGGAGCCTACCAGGTGTTCTGCCAGCCCATCTTCGCCTTCGTcgagcgccgcgccgccgcggcctGGCCAGACAGCGCCTTCATCTCACGGGAGCTCCGCGTGGGCCCCTTCGCGCTCAGCGTGTTCCGGCTCACGTGGCGGTCGTCGTTCGTGTGCGTCACCACCGTCGTGGCCATGCTGCTGCCGTTCTTCGGTGACGTGGCGGGGCTTCTCGGCGCCGTCTCGTTCTGGCCACTCACCGTCTACTTCCCCGTCGAGATGTACATCAAGCAACGCCGCGTGCCTCGTGGCAGCCCCAGGTGGATCAGCCTCCAGACGCTTAGCTTCACCTGCCTCCTCGTCtcagttgccgccgccgccggttccATCGCCGACGTCGTGGATGCGCTCAAGGTGTACCGGCCATTCAGCGGCTAACTTGCAAGAACGTGGAGGGATCTGTGTAAAACGCAGGACCGTGAACAACTCTTGAAACAATCGATCACTAGGCAAGCAAAGCaaggcgacctagtgttgagcATCTCCGAGGGAAAACTAATAACACCTTAAAACTGATATATTTGCGTGGTTACCAGTAAAACATCGGTCCAACAGCTCCCCAAGCCTGCCCCCAAGATTGACTCGCACAGCCGCACTGAAAAAAACAAGCCAGCGCCTGCATCTCTGCAAAAGGAAGACGCGCCCCCACCACGCTCGTCCGCGCCATTTTGCCGAGCTTTTGGCGTGCTCTGTAGGTATACCCGACGTCAAAGTTGCCTCCTATCTTCTTCCACCCAGTCGTCAAACGATTGGAAATCAGGTCGGCAGGAGCTGCTGATTCTCTTCATGGGCATGAGCATGTCCATCAACACGCAGATGTGGCAGCCCTTGTCCGTCGGCGTGCAGACGCGGCTTCCCCTGTCCGTTGACGCTTCGGTGAGGCCACTGCCACCAGTGCAGACGCCTCTGGCTCAGTCCGCCGGCAAGCATACCGTCCAGGGCTCTAGGCGATGAGCGGACGGAAAAATTCTTGATCCAACTAACTAATGACGTGGTGAGCTTAAATTATTTTTGGGTGCAAAGATTAGGgagtgttggagttgttccaaattcactccaggatataggccaggcttctgacggagcgaagcgtatgcaggtggagcatgttgatgatgatacaggtgtgCATGTTCATGGGCCTCAGATCATGTTCCAGAAAAAGAGCTGCAAcgtatgcgcatgcaggtggagcatgttgatgatgatacaggtgtgcaggtggagcctgttgatgagcatggtgaccatgataatgatgttgctgaggatgatgctcatgatgatgttcagcaaactcctcctattttgcagttagaggaggatttacctattgctcaacgcaagtcaaaaaggacaattgcacctcctaagcgtcttattgaagagtgtaatttgtcttattatgctttgagttgtgctgaacaggtagagaatgttcatgagccagcaacctataaagaagctattcgttgtggtgatactgagaattggatttctgctatgcatgaggagatgcagtctcttgagaagaacagtacatgggagattgtacctttgcctaagaataagaagaccatcagctgcaaatggatctttaagagaaaggagggtttatctccaagcgagccttcaaagtataaggcaaggttagttgctaaaggctacagtcaaattccaggtgttgactacaatgatgtgttctctccagtggtaaaacacagttcaattcgtactttccttagtattgttgcttcacatgatcttgagcttgagcagttagatgtgaagactgcgtttttgcatggagagcttgaggaggacatatacatggaccaaccagaagggttcatagtgcttggcaaggaaaaatatgtgtgcaagttgaagagatccttgtatggtttgaaacagtcccctcgtcagtggaacaagaggtttgattcatttatgttagcacacagttttaaaagatctaagtatgatagctgtgtttacatcaagcatgttaatggatcacctatatatttgctgttatatgttgatgatatgctgattgctgccaagagcaagattgaaatcactaagttaaagaagctattgagtagtggttttgatatgaaagatcttggtagtgctaagaaaattcttggtatggaaattagtagagacagaaaatctggtttgctatttcttagtcaacaaaattatatcaagaaagttcttcagcgtttcaacatgcaaaatgctaaggttgttagtacccctattgcacctcactttaagttgtcagctactcagtgtcctagtacagatgcagagattgaatacatgtcaagggttccttattctagtgctgttgggtctttgatgtatgccatggtttgctctcgtccagatttgtcatatgctatgagtcttgttagtagatatatgtctaatcctggcaaagaacattggaggacagttcagtggattttcaggtacctcagaggcacagcagattcctgtttaaagtttggaagaactgataagggtcttattggctatgtggattctgattatgctgctgatctagacaggcgaagatcacttacaggttatgtgtttactgttggcagttgtgctgtgagttggagggctactttacagtcagttgttgctttgtctactactgaagcagaatatatggctatttgtgaagcgtgcaaagaattaatttggctgaaaggtttgtacgctgagctttgtggagttgaatcttgcataagtttgcactgtgacagtcaaagtgcaatttacctcactaaagatcagatgttccatgagagaactaagcacatagatatcaagtatcattttgtgcgtgatgtgattgaagaaggtaagctgaaggtatgcaaaattagtactcatgataatcctgctgatatgatgacaaagcctgttcctgttgctaagtttgagctgtgctcaagcttagttggtttaattggatagtccaagagactattgttggcaccagtggttttctatctttgttatgttcaggatgaagggttgatttatgatacaagatgaatttgtctcaaggtggagtttgttggagttgttccaaattcactccaggatataggccaggcttctgacggagcgaagcggaggcccgtcgccggaggcttgggccggagcgtagcagagtctgaagccggcccatcgggtctcgcccctgtgttcgggggggtgcggggggcggagccccccgcggtacggtacggtatatatacccttgctagggtttcgtggagacttgattctcttgtaagccgccataggcgtataacccaaaactcttgagatagtgagattgttgctggctggtgcccgtggtttttccccttcacatcggaggggttttccacgttaaatcgtgtgtctcctctgtggtttgattctttacttcatattcctatacgtcgttcataacagggAGTTGTTGTGGAGGAAACTAATTTTAGAGGCTGAAGAGAGGCCCCAATAAAGAGTTTTCAGGGTTAATTTTTTAGGAAGCTCTTGGATTGGTTCAATTAGGCTGGAACCAGCTCTAAACAATTTGGTCTATCTCTACAACTATAACAAATGGATTGTCAACGTCTGTCTATCTGGCAGGACCAAAACCCCTCAACACAAGTCCACCCGGCAGCACAAAAAACTTCCTATATAATCGCTTCCCTACCAGCGCAATTAAAGGAAAGAAACCCAGAATGAAAGGCAATGCCGTGCTTGAGGAGGAAAAAAAAGAATTAATATGATTGACTGATTGAGTACGGAAAAAAAAAATTAGACCATAATTGGGAAGGCAATGTCGTGATttttccgttgcaacgcacgggcacagtCCTAGTTCCTAataaaataagaaaaacaaaagataaaatcGGCAAATAACTTTCCCCAACCATAACTGCACAAGTTGTGAAAATCAACCCCAAATAAGCAACTCCCACATCAAGAAATCAAGCAAATCAAGCACACGTGACGCGTCAGAAAGGGAGTCATTTACCGGTTCAAACGGAGGAAGAATGCAGTGCAGTCATGTCGGGGTCAGGGATGGGTGGACGATGGCTTTTGCCCAAAAAAGAACCATTGGGCAGCGTTGGATTGATAATAAGCAACTGGATGTGAAAACATCTGACTGCTTGTGTCCTAAATTGCAGTGTGCAGTGTCCTTTGCAATTCAAAAAAAGTTATAGCTAGTGCATCAGAGGTCTGTCATGTGCCTCGATCAGGGGCAAGTACTGACCTATAGCAGCCACTAATACTGCCCAAGGAAGCCTCCCAAGTGTGTAGCAGCAAGGATAAATGGAGAGGCATCCCAGAACATGGGCAGCTGCTGCAACACTAGAAAGGGATATTCCCAAACCTCACATTTAAGGCCTGTTCGGTTAAGCTGAAACCTGGCCAGAAATAATTTCAGTTGACAACGTCTATTCAAATGAGAATACGAATCCAACCAGAAATATTTCCAGAGACCCGTTCCCCTTCAACCGAACGGCCCCTTACTGGATTCTTGCCGGCTCCAACCAGGCACGGTTCATCAGCTAGCCCTAACAGCTAACTCGTCAAACGAAGGTATGATTAGCACTAGTTCATTTATGTTCTCGTGTCCTAGTTTTAGACCTTAAGATCCTATGAATCTACCAATGGCACAAGAGCCTTTGTGTAAGCTCAAGTTTTTTCTTTAAACTCTGTGTAAGCTCAAGTTAGGACTAGCAGTTCTCTTGTTTATACCTAGGCCCAGTTTAGATGCGAAATTTTTTGCAAAATGCAACTGTAgcgcttttcgttgttatttggcaattagtgtccaatcatagtctaattagacttaaaagattcgtcttgtggatttcgtctaaactgtgtaattagttttattttttatttatatttaatgcttcatgcatgtgtccaaagattcgatgtgacggggaatcttgaaaaatttggcaaaatgaagtggaactaaacagggccctaATTCATGTTATGAAGCACAATAGTGCCTATCTTGGGTTTTCAGTGGTGTGTCACATCATCACGCATGAGGGGATTTAAAAGAAGTACTTCAAATTCCCAAGATCCAAAACCCTAGATCCCCAAATCCACAAAATTTCCCCAGTTTTATCCAAACCCGAGCCCAAAAGGATGGCAGCAGACTACCATAGCCTTTCTTGATTTCCAGTCATCACGGCCCAGCTCGGCCTGAAATCTTCAATGGCCCGATTTTCTATTCATTTTTCCTATGCCGGCCGGCTTTTCCGTCTCTTTGCTTTTTTCGTCCACTCTTGCTTACCCGCTTGCACGGCCGAGTGGCCGAGCTTAGCCTGCCTGGAGCATTCGATCCAAGGCCCACCGGAGAAAAAAATAACACAAACAAGCACTGTGGGCAGAAGCGTTCGAACCTTGGGCCTCAACAACAAGGGCAATTTGCCTTACCACTGAGGTACAAACagtatttatttatattttttagatAATAAATTCATTAATCTGGCCTCTCAATATTTATTTATATAGTCCACAAAATGACCTGCCTAAGGAAATTTAAAATTAATGCTGTGGTTTGAATGATACTTTTCCTCTtcgtctctcatgatcaacataATAGATAAAAGTAAAACATATAGACACAAGATAGGAAGACTATTTTTTATTTCTCTGAATATCGATGATTATAACATAGAACTCCCACGTATATATACTCCTGCTAAGATataagagtttggtaagagcccaCATAACAAACGTACTAGGATTAtga
The sequence above is drawn from the Miscanthus floridulus cultivar M001 chromosome 15, ASM1932011v1, whole genome shotgun sequence genome and encodes:
- the LOC136509112 gene encoding amino acid permease 3-like, translating into MRRQSSLARSYSSGAPVPASPPHNGGANGKHLAPPMEVSAEAAGNACAAEWLDDDGRPRRKGTFWTASAHIITAVIGSGVLSLAWAIAQLGWVAGPAAMLLFAFVTYYTATLLAECYRTGDPDTGKRNYTYMDAVRSNLGGKKVVFCGVIQYANLVGVAIGYTIASSISMKAIRRAGCFHNHGHGDPCKSSSTPYMILFGVVQILFSQIPDFDEIWWLSIVAAVMSFTYSSIGLSLGIAQTISNGGFKGSLTSITFGAGVTSTQKIWHTLQAFGDIAFAYSFSNILIEIQDTIKAPPPSESKVMQKATRLSVATTTIFYMLCGCMGYAAFGDGAPDNLLTGFGFYEPFWLLDVANIAIVVHLVGAYQVFCQPIFAFVERRAAAAWPDSAFISRELRVGPFALSVFRLTWRSSFVCVTTVVAMLLPFFGDVAGLLGAVSFWPLTVYFPVEMYIKQRRVPRGSPRWISLQTLSFTCLLVSVAAAAGSIADVVDALKVYRPFSG